A genomic region of Elaeis guineensis isolate ETL-2024a chromosome 9, EG11, whole genome shotgun sequence contains the following coding sequences:
- the LOC105042150 gene encoding uncharacterized protein isoform X4: MRSEDQPSRVLYELCSLLLSVLRSPHLAGPEMPPPQPLPARASRAVAEPRLARWPRPQLSPTGLASLLLGMSLAMMFCGSVTFAIGFILMPWVLGMMMVLGFMGIVSNLSGLGRAILCLGFPSAAEASSNEVPGGNHVQKAGFYT, encoded by the exons ATGAGGAGCGAGGACCAGCCATCGCGGGTTCTCTACGAGCTCTgctccctcctcctctcggtcCTCCGATCCCCCCACCTAGctggaccggagatgcctccgccGCAGCCGCTGCCGGCCCGGGCATCGAGGGCGGTGGCGGAGCCCCGGCTGGCGAGGTGGCCGCGGCCTCAGCTGTCGCCGACGGGGCTGGCGTCGCTGCTGCTCGGGATGTCGCTGGCGATGATGTTCTGCGGGTCGGTGACGTTCGCGATCGGGTTCATTTTGATGCCCTGGGTGCTGGGGATGATGATGGTGCTCGGTTTCATGGGAATCGTCTCCAATCTTTCTGGATTGGGGCGGGCGATCCTTTGCCTCGGCTTCCCTTCGGCCGCCGAAGCGTCCTCCAACGAGGTGCCAG GTGGGAATCATGTACAAAAGGCTGGTTTTTATACATAA
- the LOC105042150 gene encoding uncharacterized protein isoform X3 produces MRSEDQPSRVLYELCSLLLSVLRSPHLAGPEMPPPQPLPARASRAVAEPRLARWPRPQLSPTGLASLLLGMSLAMMFCGSVTFAIGFILMPWVLGMMMVLGFMGIVSNLSGLGRAILCLGFPSAAEASSNEVGIMYKRLVFIHNSSFCFSSAVVLNFVDCTAFNIMANRLLYL; encoded by the exons ATGAGGAGCGAGGACCAGCCATCGCGGGTTCTCTACGAGCTCTgctccctcctcctctcggtcCTCCGATCCCCCCACCTAGctggaccggagatgcctccgccGCAGCCGCTGCCGGCCCGGGCATCGAGGGCGGTGGCGGAGCCCCGGCTGGCGAGGTGGCCGCGGCCTCAGCTGTCGCCGACGGGGCTGGCGTCGCTGCTGCTCGGGATGTCGCTGGCGATGATGTTCTGCGGGTCGGTGACGTTCGCGATCGGGTTCATTTTGATGCCCTGGGTGCTGGGGATGATGATGGTGCTCGGTTTCATGGGAATCGTCTCCAATCTTTCTGGATTGGGGCGGGCGATCCTTTGCCTCGGCTTCCCTTCGGCCGCCGAAGCGTCCTCCAACGAG GTGGGAATCATGTACAAAAGGCTGGTTTTTATACATAATTCAAGTTTCTGTTTCTCTAGTGCAGTTGTACTGAATTTTGTTGACTGCACAGCTTTCAATATAATGGCAAACCGTCTATTATATCTGTGA
- the LOC105042150 gene encoding uncharacterized protein isoform X5: MRSEDQPSRVLYELCSLLLSVLRSPHLAGPEMPPPQPLPARASRAVAEPRLARWPRPQLSPTGLASLLLGMSLAMMFCGSVTFAIGFILMPWVLGMMMVLGFMGIVSNLSGLGRAILCLGFPSAAEASSNEVPGCSKRLDPANSN, encoded by the coding sequence ATGAGGAGCGAGGACCAGCCATCGCGGGTTCTCTACGAGCTCTgctccctcctcctctcggtcCTCCGATCCCCCCACCTAGctggaccggagatgcctccgccGCAGCCGCTGCCGGCCCGGGCATCGAGGGCGGTGGCGGAGCCCCGGCTGGCGAGGTGGCCGCGGCCTCAGCTGTCGCCGACGGGGCTGGCGTCGCTGCTGCTCGGGATGTCGCTGGCGATGATGTTCTGCGGGTCGGTGACGTTCGCGATCGGGTTCATTTTGATGCCCTGGGTGCTGGGGATGATGATGGTGCTCGGTTTCATGGGAATCGTCTCCAATCTTTCTGGATTGGGGCGGGCGATCCTTTGCCTCGGCTTCCCTTCGGCCGCCGAAGCGTCCTCCAACGAGGTGCCAG